Genomic segment of Staphylococcus muscae:
GTGGAAGATGAATCTTCACCATTTGCGAATGTACTAGTTGTACAAAAAGGTCATAAAGATGATAAGAAGTTTCAAGATTTAATCAAAGCACTACAATCTGATGAAGTGAGAGACTTTATTACAAAAGAATATAATGGCGCTGTAATTCCGGCTAAATAATAAAAAGGAGTCTGTTAAGTGATGAAAACTTAGCAGACTCCTTTTTAAGTTATTATACTTCTGTGTATCGTCCTAAGACGTAACTAACAATAAATCCTAATAGAAGCGTGATAAATGAAGCGAACCATGTCAATCCGCTTGTCGGTATACCGGGAAATACGGAAAAAAGTGATCCGATAACGAGACCAAGTATCGCTGCATAGGTCATAAAAGTATAATGTTGTAACAAATATGTGATGAGCTTACTTGCGATGAGAAAGCCGACAAGAATACCTAAACCGACAGTAATAATAACTGGGAGTGCTTGGAAGTTAAAGTGTACGATTTCTGAAATTGAATACGTCACAGTACTGTATACGCCGAATACGAGTAAGACGAATGATCCAGAAATACCTGGTAGTAACATCGCACTTGATGCACAAATGCCTGCGATGAAATATTTAATCAACATAGGTGTCGATAAGTCGATATAAGTAGGGGCTCCATGTGCTGCGTCACCTTTGAATAACGCCATGACAGCTAAAAATAGAATAGCAGCGACTAAGATGGCCCAATGTTTCATTGTAAATGTCTGTTTAATTTTTGAAATGCGGACTAAAAAAGGAACGATGCCAATAATTAATCCGAAGAAAAAGTACATCGTAGGCATTGTATGTTCAGCTAATAGGTAATTAATCAGGCTGCTTAAACCACCAATTGCCAATCCCATCCCAATTACGATAGGTAGTAAAAATGCAATGCTTTGTTTGAAATTTTTAGAGAAAACGCCACTCACAGAAGCGATAAAGTCATCGTATATTCCGAGCAACAGCGCAATCGTTCCACCGCTCACACCTGGAATAAGGTCGCTAATCCCCATTGCAAATCCTCGAGGAATATTTGAAAGCTTAAATTTAGACATAAAAATAGTTCCTTTCATCAATAAGTCATCTTATCATAACACAATATTGCCACATCTGTTATCCTTTCACCATAGTCCCTAAGACGTATTGGGAGTGATTGAGAACAGAACACCCTTTATTATCAATAACTTAGGGAATATCTCACTCATTTTAGGGAAAAATGATGGATGTATTTACGATTCTAAAAGGTTTATAAAACTGATTATTTCAGTTATAATAGGCATGTAGATTCAAAGAATGGTTTTGACGTTACATTAAAATTATTATAAACTAGTACAAGGAATCAATCATTTATTTGGAGGGAATATCAATGCCATCAGTATTAGAAATTAAAGATTTACACGTATCTATTGACGATAAAGAAATCTTAAAAGGTGTTAACTTAACAATTAACACGAATGAAATACATGCAATCATGGGACCAAACGGTACAGGTAAGTCAACTTTATCTTCAGCAATTATGGGTCACCCATCATTTGAAATTACACAAGGAGAAGTATTATTAGACGGTGTGAACGTACTTGAGTTAGAAGTAGATGAACGTGCCAAAGCAGGTCTTTTCCTTGCAATGCAATATCCATCTGAAATTACAGGTGTAACAAATGCGGACTTCTTACGTTCAGCAATCAATGCGCAACGTGAAGAAGGACAAGAAATCAACTTAATGCAATTCATTAAACAATTAGACAAGCACATGGACTTCTTAGAAATGGACAAAGACATGGCGCAACGTTACTTAAACGAAGGTTTCTCAGGTGGGGAAAAGAAACGTAACGAAATTTTACAATTAATGATGTTACAACCTAAATTCGCTATCCTTGACGAAATCGACTCAGGTCTTGATATCGATGCATTAAAAGTTGTATCTAAAGGTATCAACGAAATGCGCGGTGAAGAGTTCGGTTCATTAATCATCACACACTATCAACGTCTATTAGACTACATCACACCAGACTTCGTACACGTTATGTACAACGGTGTTATTGTTAAATCAGGTGGTGCTGAATTAGCGAAACGTCTTGAAGAAGAAGGTTACGAGTGGGTTAAAGAAGAATACGAAGCGTTAGAAGCGAAGTAATAATCATCAATATAGGAGGAAATAATTATGACGACTGAAACATTAAATATTTCTGAAGCGCAACTTGTTGATTATTCACAGGCTCAAAACGAACCTTCTTGGATGACAGCGCTAAGAAAAGACGCGTTAGCACAAGCTGAGTCTTTAGAAATGCCAAAACCAGATAAAACAAAGATTGATAAATGGGACTTTGATACATTCAAACAACATCAAACAACAGGTGTTGCTTTTGAAGATCTTAAAGCATTACCAACTGAAATCGATCGTATTATCAATGTAGAAAACACTGAAAATCTTATCATCCAACACAATAACTCACTTGCTTTCACAAAAGTCAATGAACAAGCCAAACAAGATGGTGTCATCATTGAACATATTAGCGAAGCATTGAAAAATCATAGCGACTTAGTTGAAAAGTATTACATGAAAGATGCGGTAACTGTTGATGAGCATCGATTAACAGCATTACACACAGCATTGATGAACGGTGGCGTATTCGTGTATGTTCCTAAAAATGTTGTTGTTGCAGATCCAATTCAATATGTTGTGTTACACGATGATGAGAATGCAAGCTTCTTCAACCACGTGTTAATCGTAACTGAAGAAAGTGCAGAACTCACATACGTTGAAAACTACCTTTCTACAACAAGTGGCGAAGGGAATCAAATCAATATTATTTCAGAAGTGATTGCAGCACCGAATGCGAAAGTATCATACGGTTCTGTGGACTTTTTAGACAAAGGTTTCACAGGATATATTATCCGTCGTGGTGTCACAGCAGAAGATGCAACAATTAACTGGTCATTAGGTTTAATGAACGAAGGCGACCAAATTATTGACAATACGACAAACCTTATCGGTGACCGTTCAACATCAGACTTGAAGTCAGTTGTCGTAGGTCGCGGAGACCAAACAATCAACTTAACATCTAAAATTGTTCAATACGGTAAAGAAACAGATGGCTACATCTTAAAACATGGTGTAATGAAAGAAAATGCATCATCAATCTTTAACGGTATCGGTCATATCAAACATGGTGGTAAAGGTTCAGCAGCGAACCAATCATCTCGTGTATTAATGTTATCTGAACATGCACGTGGTGATGCAAACCCAATCTTATTAATCGATGAAGACGATGTAGAAGCAGGTCACGCAGCATCAGTTGGCCGTGTAGATCCTGAACAACTTTACTACTTAATGAGTCGTGGTATTTCACAAGAAGAAGCGGAACGTTTAGTTATCCATGGCTTCTTAGATCCAGTTGTTCGTGAATTACCAATTGAAGATGTACAACGTCAATTACGTGAAGTTATCGAACTCAAAGTAGGCAAATAACATATCTTTAGAAAGGTCTGTGATAGACGTGGCTGATACTCAGTTAGATGTAAAAGCAATCATTCAAGACTTTCCCATCTTAGAACAACAAGTCAACGGTAAGCGCCTTGCATATTTAGACTCAACTGCAACGAGCCAAAAGCCAAAACAAGTGATTGAAGCACTCGATGATTATTATGAGCGTTATAACTCTAACGTTCATCGTGGTGTACACACGCTTGGTTCATTAGCAACAGATGGCTATGAAGGGGCTCGTGAAACGGTTCGTCAGTTTATACATGCACAATACTTTGAAGAAGTTGTCTTCACACGAGGAACAACAGCATCTATTAACCTTGTTGCACATAGTTATGGTGATGCACATATCAAAGAAGGCGATGAAATTGTTGTGACGGAAATGGAACACCATGCGAATCTCGTACCATGGCAACAGTTGGCGAAGCGTAAAGGTGCAACGTTGAAGTTCATTCCTATGACAACAGATGGAGAGCTTACAATAGAAGCAGTTAAAGAGACAATTACTGATAAAACGAAAATCGTTGCGGTAGCACATGTCTCAAATGTTTTAGGTACAATCAATGATGTGAAAGCCATTGCTGAAATAGCACACGAGCACGGTGCCATTATTTCAGTAGACGGTGCACAATCTGCTCCGCATATGAAAGTAGATGTTCAAGATCTTGATGTAGACTTCTACAGCTTTAGTGGACATAAAATGCTAGGACCAACAGGTATTGGCGTCTTGTACGGTAAACGCCAACACTTACAAAACATGGAACCTATCGAGTTCGGTGGCGATATGATTGACTTTGTAGGCCTTCATGAAAGTACATGGACAGACTTGCCAACGAAGTTCGAAGCGGGTACGCCATTAATTGCACAAGCAATCGGTTTGAAAGCAGCGGTTGAGTATATTGAAGCGATTGGTTTTGATGCCATACATGCACATGAACAAGCGCTCACACAATATGCTTATGAGCAAATGTCTCAAATTGAAGGCATTGACATTTATGGGCCTGCTGTCGATAAACGTGCAGGTGTGATTACGTTTAATATGGATGGCGTACATCCACATGACGTAGCAACTGCACTTGATACAGAAGGTGTGGCAGTGCGTGCAGGTCACCATTGTGCACAGCCACTGATGAAGTGGTTGAATGTGTCATCTACGGCTCGTGCAAGCTTCTATATTTACAACACGAAAGAAGATGTCGATCAACTTGTCGAAGGATTAAAGAGAACGAAGGAGTTTTTCTCATATGAATTTTAATAACTTAGACCAATTGTATCGTTCTGTCATTATGGATCACTACAAAAACCCTCGTAATAAGGGTGTGATAGAAGATGGCACGATGACAGTTGATATGAATAACCCGACGTGTGGTGATCGAATCCACTTAACTTTTGATATTGTAGATGGCATGGTACATGATGCTAAGTTCGAAGGTGAAGGTTGTTCTATCTCTATGTCGAGTGCATCTATGATGACAGAAGCAATCAAAGGGCACAGTTTGAAAGAAGCAATGGAGATGAGCCAAGAGTTCACGAAAATGATGCTTGGTGAAGATTACACTATCACTGAAGATATGGGAGATATTGAAGCGTTACAAGGTGTATCTCAATTCCCTGCACGTATTAAGTGTGCAACACTTGCGTGGAAAGCATTGGAAAAAGGAACTGTTGAAACAGAAGGTAAAGGCACGACAGAAGACGAGTAAGTGCCTGTTAGACGATAGAAAAGGAGTGGATTTTATTCTGCTCCTAGCACGTTAAGAATATGAAGGAGTGATGATTGATGGCTAAAAAAGCACCTGATGTGGGCGATTACAAATATGGCTTCCATGATGAAGACGTATCGATTTTTAGATCAGAACGTGGCTTAACAGAAAACATTGTACGTGAAATCTCAAATATGAAAGGTGAGCCGGAATGGATGTTAAACTTCCGACTCAAAGCTTTAAAATTATTCTACAAAATGCCAATGCCACAATGGGGCGGCGACTTGTCTGAATTAGATTTTGATGATATCACTTACTACGTTAAACCATCTGAACGTTCAGAGCGTTCATGGGATGAAGTTCCTGAAGAAATCAAACGAACTTTTGATAAATTAGGGATTCCTGAAGCGGAACAAAAATATTTAGCAGGTGTGTCTGCTCAATATGAATCAGAAGTAGTGTATCACAACATGGAAAAAGAACTTGAAGAACAAGGGATTATTTTCAAAGACACTGATACAGCATTAAGAGAAAATGAAGAACTATTTAAAGAGTACTTTGCATCTGTTATTCCAGCAGGAGACAATAAGTTTGCGGCATTGAACTCAGCAGTTTGGTCTGGTGGTTCATTCATCTACGTACCAAAAAATGTGAAGGTAGAGACACCTTTACAAGCATACTTCCGTATTAACTCTGAAAACATGGGTCAATTCGAACGTACATTAATTATTGCGGATGAAGGCGCATCAGTGAACTACGTTGAAGGTTGTACAGCACCTGTGTACACGACAAACTCATTACACTCAGCAGTTGTTGAAATTATTGTACACAAAGATGCACACGTTCGTTACACAACAATTCAAAACTGGGCAAACAACGTATATAACCTTGTAACAAAACGTACACTTGTTCATGCGAATGGTAACATGGAATGGGTAGACGGTAACATGGGTTCTAAACTCACTATGAAATACCCAGCATGTGTCCTTGTAGGTGAAGGTGCAAAAGGTAGCACATTATCTATCGCATTTGCCGGTAAAGGACAAGTTCAAGATGCAGGTGCTAAAATGATTCATAAAGCACCAAACACATCTTCAACAATTGTATCAAAATCAATTTCAAAAGATGGCGGTAAAGTTGTATACCGTGGAATCGTTCACTTTGGACGTAAAGCCAAAGGTGCACGTTCAAACATCGAATGTGATACGTTAATTCTAGATAATGAATCAACATCAGATACAATTCCATACAACGAAATCTTCAATGACAATATCTCTTTAGAACACGAAGCAAAAGTTTCTAAAGTATCAGAAGAACAACTCTTCTATTTAATGTCACGTGGTATTTCTGAAGAAGAAGCGACAGAAATGATCGTAATGGGATTCATTGAGCCATTTACTAAAGAATTACCAATGGAATACGCTGTTGAAATGAACCGTCTCATCAAATTCGAGATGGAAGGATCAATCGGATAGGATTAAACCCAATGGTATCAAGCTATTTAAGTATTTACTTAGGTGGTTTGATACCATTTTGATACCATTTACCTGAGTTTTTTGGGATGTTCACCTTTTGTGGTGGGATGGCATGAAATGCTGTCCCATTTTTTTATACCTCTGAATAAAAATTTTCTTGAAATAGTAAAGGGTACATATTATGATGAGCATATGTTAGGAGGTAATTGTTATGAAAAATGTATTTAAAACAGTTGCTAAAGCATATATGATTTCTGGTGATTTGATTGGTTTTAATGGCATCAAAAGAAATAAAGATAGGAAAATGCATAGAGCATTAATTGATGATAGAGATAAAGTGGCTGAAGATTGGAGAAACATAGGTGTAGATATACAGAATGCCCTAGATAACTATTCTAGAAGGTAAGGTTTAATTGAATGGCAAGTAAAAAAGTATCAAATGAAGTAAAAGTCCTAGAGCAAAAGTTAGAAAATGCCAATAATTCTGAGGAACGTCAAAAAATTATTGCGCGAGAAATCTTTTTAACGAAAAGTGGTCCTTTACCTGACCCAAAAGATTTTAGCAAATATGAAGAGGTATTACCAGGTTCTGCTAATAGGATTATTGAAATGGCAGAGAAAAATCAACAACATAGAATTCGTATTGAGTTAACAGAACAAGAATTGTATTATAAAAGTAATAATACGATTACATCAAAAGGGATATATTCAAGTACGATCATTTCAATCGTTGGTATTGTTGGTGCCGTAATATTAGGAGTATTTGGTAGCGAATTGGCATCGGGTATTATTGGTTCATTATCACTCGGGAATATTGTGGTAAGCATGATTAATTCAACAATTAATAGTATAAGAAGAAAAGAATAATAATATTTGTAATGCACAGGAAGGTTTATAACATACCATTTTTGGAGAATGGTATAAATTTTGCTGTGCATTTGTTTAGTTCTTAACCAATAGTTTTATTTTGGTTTTGTACCTTTTATAGTGGGGGTGGCATGAAATGCTGTCTCACTTTTTATATCTGTTGAAAAAATACAATATTTATAAAATGATAAACTTATGGGGGATTTACATATACTAATTCATTATAAAAGGGAAATTATAAAAGATTAATAAAAGTTACACACTATTGTTTTTAGCATCTTGTGTCTCGACATTAGGGGCGTCGATGACATATATTGCGTTATATTGGTATTATTTTGAGCAAACAACAGTCACTTCGCTGACGTTATTAACGACGGCAACGTTTTTGGCAGGATTTGTATTTAATTTATTTTTAACGCCCATTTACGATAAATACGATCCAAAATTATTGATGCGAACAACGATGCTGATTCGCTGTATTATATTGCTTTTTGTAGGGTTGGCAATGTATTTTTTTGACATCAGTATTTATTATATGGTGGTGATGATGATTTTGTTAGTTGCATTGGAATCTATTTATGACCCATCATCAATAAAAATAATTACAAGAATTGTTAAAGAAGGCGACTATGTGACTGCTAATTCTTGGATCTCGATACTCGATCGTGTGGGGTTTCTAATAGGGATGCTATTAGGTGGGATTATTATTGCACTTATCGATATTGAAATGATTCTATTTATTGAAGCGATGTCGTTTTTTGTTGGTTTTATCTTGCTTTACTTTGTTCAAGAGACATATAAGGTAAATGAACAAGAAACAGATGAATCGGATAACTATTTTGTATTTTGGAAGAATGGGATTACGTATATTTTCCAGACTAAATGGTTATTATGGCTTGCTGTCATTGCAATTGCTGCGAATCTAGCGATAAAACCTACCGTTACGTTATTAATTCCGTATACTTCAGAAGTTTTGTATGGTCAGTCTGTTCATTACTCGATTTTAGAAGTTTCTAGTATTTTAGGTGTTATGATGATGGCATATGTGATTGTTAAGTTTAAAATGCAGAAACTGTTCCATTGGTTTGTCATTGCTCCTTTGTTACAAAGTATG
This window contains:
- a CDS encoding DUF368 domain-containing protein — its product is MSKFKLSNIPRGFAMGISDLIPGVSGGTIALLLGIYDDFIASVSGVFSKNFKQSIAFLLPIVIGMGLAIGGLSSLINYLLAEHTMPTMYFFFGLIIGIVPFLVRISKIKQTFTMKHWAILVAAILFLAVMALFKGDAAHGAPTYIDLSTPMLIKYFIAGICASSAMLLPGISGSFVLLVFGVYSTVTYSISEIVHFNFQALPVIITVGLGILVGFLIASKLITYLLQHYTFMTYAAILGLVIGSLFSVFPGIPTSGLTWFASFITLLLGFIVSYVLGRYTEV
- the sufC gene encoding Fe-S cluster assembly ATPase SufC, whose amino-acid sequence is MPSVLEIKDLHVSIDDKEILKGVNLTINTNEIHAIMGPNGTGKSTLSSAIMGHPSFEITQGEVLLDGVNVLELEVDERAKAGLFLAMQYPSEITGVTNADFLRSAINAQREEGQEINLMQFIKQLDKHMDFLEMDKDMAQRYLNEGFSGGEKKRNEILQLMMLQPKFAILDEIDSGLDIDALKVVSKGINEMRGEEFGSLIITHYQRLLDYITPDFVHVMYNGVIVKSGGAELAKRLEEEGYEWVKEEYEALEAK
- the sufD gene encoding Fe-S cluster assembly protein SufD gives rise to the protein MTTETLNISEAQLVDYSQAQNEPSWMTALRKDALAQAESLEMPKPDKTKIDKWDFDTFKQHQTTGVAFEDLKALPTEIDRIINVENTENLIIQHNNSLAFTKVNEQAKQDGVIIEHISEALKNHSDLVEKYYMKDAVTVDEHRLTALHTALMNGGVFVYVPKNVVVADPIQYVVLHDDENASFFNHVLIVTEESAELTYVENYLSTTSGEGNQINIISEVIAAPNAKVSYGSVDFLDKGFTGYIIRRGVTAEDATINWSLGLMNEGDQIIDNTTNLIGDRSTSDLKSVVVGRGDQTINLTSKIVQYGKETDGYILKHGVMKENASSIFNGIGHIKHGGKGSAANQSSRVLMLSEHARGDANPILLIDEDDVEAGHAASVGRVDPEQLYYLMSRGISQEEAERLVIHGFLDPVVRELPIEDVQRQLREVIELKVGK
- a CDS encoding cysteine desulfurase, with translation MADTQLDVKAIIQDFPILEQQVNGKRLAYLDSTATSQKPKQVIEALDDYYERYNSNVHRGVHTLGSLATDGYEGARETVRQFIHAQYFEEVVFTRGTTASINLVAHSYGDAHIKEGDEIVVTEMEHHANLVPWQQLAKRKGATLKFIPMTTDGELTIEAVKETITDKTKIVAVAHVSNVLGTINDVKAIAEIAHEHGAIISVDGAQSAPHMKVDVQDLDVDFYSFSGHKMLGPTGIGVLYGKRQHLQNMEPIEFGGDMIDFVGLHESTWTDLPTKFEAGTPLIAQAIGLKAAVEYIEAIGFDAIHAHEQALTQYAYEQMSQIEGIDIYGPAVDKRAGVITFNMDGVHPHDVATALDTEGVAVRAGHHCAQPLMKWLNVSSTARASFYIYNTKEDVDQLVEGLKRTKEFFSYEF
- the sufU gene encoding Fe-S cluster assembly sulfur transfer protein SufU gives rise to the protein MNFNNLDQLYRSVIMDHYKNPRNKGVIEDGTMTVDMNNPTCGDRIHLTFDIVDGMVHDAKFEGEGCSISMSSASMMTEAIKGHSLKEAMEMSQEFTKMMLGEDYTITEDMGDIEALQGVSQFPARIKCATLAWKALEKGTVETEGKGTTEDE
- the sufB gene encoding Fe-S cluster assembly protein SufB, which translates into the protein MAKKAPDVGDYKYGFHDEDVSIFRSERGLTENIVREISNMKGEPEWMLNFRLKALKLFYKMPMPQWGGDLSELDFDDITYYVKPSERSERSWDEVPEEIKRTFDKLGIPEAEQKYLAGVSAQYESEVVYHNMEKELEEQGIIFKDTDTALRENEELFKEYFASVIPAGDNKFAALNSAVWSGGSFIYVPKNVKVETPLQAYFRINSENMGQFERTLIIADEGASVNYVEGCTAPVYTTNSLHSAVVEIIVHKDAHVRYTTIQNWANNVYNLVTKRTLVHANGNMEWVDGNMGSKLTMKYPACVLVGEGAKGSTLSIAFAGKGQVQDAGAKMIHKAPNTSSTIVSKSISKDGGKVVYRGIVHFGRKAKGARSNIECDTLILDNESTSDTIPYNEIFNDNISLEHEAKVSKVSEEQLFYLMSRGISEEEATEMIVMGFIEPFTKELPMEYAVEMNRLIKFEMEGSIG
- a CDS encoding DUF2335 domain-containing protein; translation: MASKKVSNEVKVLEQKLENANNSEERQKIIAREIFLTKSGPLPDPKDFSKYEEVLPGSANRIIEMAEKNQQHRIRIELTEQELYYKSNNTITSKGIYSSTIISIVGIVGAVILGVFGSELASGIIGSLSLGNIVVSMINSTINSIRRKE
- a CDS encoding MFS transporter, whose protein sequence is MFLASCVSTLGASMTYIALYWYYFEQTTVTSLTLLTTATFLAGFVFNLFLTPIYDKYDPKLLMRTTMLIRCIILLFVGLAMYFFDISIYYMVVMMILLVALESIYDPSSIKIITRIVKEGDYVTANSWISILDRVGFLIGMLLGGIIIALIDIEMILFIEAMSFFVGFILLYFVQETYKVNEQETDESDNYFVFWKNGITYIFQTKWLLWLAVIAIAANLAIKPTVTLLIPYTSEVLYGQSVHYSILEVSSILGVMMMAYVIVKFKMQKLFHWFVIAPLLQSMCIICLSFNRTIGIAMVLLFLLGMFISLFNVPFTTILKKYVPNSYLGRVRGGMIALSTSLSSIGYAFSGVISDKVGIVQAILIYGMLGLIIILGMAILKPFKYTSIDK